Sequence from the Spirochaetae bacterium HGW-Spirochaetae-1 genome:
TGGGAAGGAGTTTCCCCTGACGAAGGAAAAGCCAGGCCCAGAAAGCACCGAAAAGAAGGGCGATTATCCAGGTACCGGGCCCCATGGACCAGTGAATAATGGTGAAAACAAGGGCTGAAACAGTGACAAGAATCCATGGTTTCGCCGTCACATAACGAAGCTGGGATATGATAATACCGCGATATACTATCTCTTCATACACACCGGCGGTGATGGAGAGATACAGGACATAGAAAAATGCCGGAACGGGGTGCCAGTCGGGAACGGGGAAATACCATACCGATCCCACCTTTATATGAAATGAACGTTCCATAAAGAATCCCCCGATATCAATGACGAGAGAAACGACGGACACCAGGGCCAGAATAATGAATCCTGAAAGAATCTGTTTTCCTATTCTTTCCCGGGAAAGACCCAGATCTGAAACGGTAAACCATCGGGCCCTGAAAGCGAGGTAGATAAGCGTACTCTGCCAGAAGATATAGACCATGACATCGAGGACCAGTTTGAGGGCCACGGCGTCTTCCGGCACCAGGCGAAGATAAAAATCATTGAGAAGCAGGGGGGAAGAAATGATAAAGAGCCGCAGAATAATCTGCTTCTTTGTGATACTGGTTTCCGTCATTTACATCCTCTTTACCGGCTGATAATCCCTTTAGAAAAATACTTTTCAAAAACAACCATTATCCATAAATATACCAGAATCTCCTGCTTGTCTTCAACAAAAAAATATCGGGAACAAAATTCGTTGTCTCCTTTTTTTAACCGGTCATGAATTATGACTTGCCATTCCTCATCAGTACCATTATTCTCACGATACGGATTGATGCATCATTTCCCGGGAGGAACGGGCCATGAAAAAGATACTATTCTGTCCACAGTGCGGATCATCGCTGACGACGGTAACAATTGAAGGAAAGGAACGCCCGGCATGCCCATCGGCGCAGTGCGGCTATATTCACTGGGATAATCCCGTCCCCATTGTGGCGGCGCTCATCGAACATGAAGGCTCGATACTCCTGGCACGGAACGCCTCCTGGCCGGAAAAGATCTTCAGCGTCATAACGGGTTTCCTTGAATCGGGGGAAGAGCCCGGGGAAGCGGTTCTCCGTGAATTAAAAGAGGAGCTGGGGCTTACCGGCATTGTGGCAGGCCTCATCGGCCTGTACAATTACGCAGCCATGAACCAGCTCATCATCGCCTATCATGTAAAGGCCGAGGGTGAAATCAACCTCAATGGAGAGATAGCCGAGACAAAGCATATCCCCGTTGAAAAACTGCGGCCCTGGAATTACGGCACAGGCCTGGCCGTGAGGGACTGGCTTGAGGGGAGGAAATAATAATACCTCTGCTGAACCGCCGCACTTACAGTGAAAACCCGGCTGTCATCTCTCCCACGTTGAGCTGCTCCATGGAGTAAAATTCCACGTCCCGAACATATTTCATATTTCCCCAGAGCAGATCATATCCCCTGAAATGTTTCAGTTTTTTAATCACAGAAAACCACCGGCGCAGCTCCTCGTCCGTGGCTTCCCTTCTTTTTGCATCAACGCGGCCGTATAGACGGATACCCGGCATTGACGCAAAGCGGCCCTTCCGCAGCGAGCTAAGCCAGAAAAACATTCCGGCGTTAACGGCCATAACGCAGATGCGGCTGTCCTTTTCCAGGTTCTTCCGCATTACGGGAAGGAACTCTTCAAAGTAATATCCCTTCCCGGGCTCCGTCAGATACAGGGAGCCAATGGGCGAGATGTGCGGTTCCCCGTCAATACCGATAGTTGCAACGGAACAATACATGGTGCTCCGCACCGACCGGATATATATCTTTTTTGCCAGATCCCAGTTTCGGTCATTGATTTCCATCATCATCCTCCTTATTTTTACGCTCACGGCCGGCCGATCTCAGGCTCTGCGCCAGAGGCACCGTAAAGAGAACAAGCCCTATTATAAAAAAACCCGTCATGTGCAACGATTCAGCCGTTGAAAACCCCACATAGATGGGCTGAAGCACCCCGATCCTGAAAATCCAGAAAAGAACAATGAAGGCCAGGAACGCCCTGCCGAATCGACTTTCCGTGATATCCCGCGCGAACACCAGCGGCAGCACACCCAGCATGACCCAGAAAAAAAGCATGCACAGATTCATGATGTTGAGATTGGCTCCCATAATCATATTGTGGGGCGGCGGAAGCAGGGACAGAGCCTCGTCCCATTTAAACATGCTGGGAAAAAAAAGGTGAATAGCGGCGCAGAACAGATGATAGATGCCGCCTAACCTGAGAAACCATAGGGCTTTCATGATAAACCTCCTGCTTTTGATCTGCCGTATTGAAACACACTCCTCCCGGCAGTCAAGTACTATTTGTAATAAATTTATTACTTTTATTATTTTACACACAGACTCATAATTTGTTTGACAGATGACGGGGTACCGGCTCAGATAAAAACCAGGTAATCAATCATGGCGAAAAAAAAGGCTGACAAACAAGAAGAACTGAAATATGAAGAAGAACCGATCATCGGTGTGGTGAAGGTCAACGACAAGGGTCAGGTAATAATTCCCGCGGAAATCCGCAAAAAGCTGAATATTCAGCCCGGCGACCAGCTCATGGCCACTGTGAGCCGCGACGGCAAGGGCGTCATGCTCATGAAGATGGGGGTCTTTTACAATCTCTTCAGTCGGTATTATAATCCCGACATGGAAGAATAATTTACAGGAAAGTAAAAATAATTCTTGACTTTTATCGTATATTTACGATATACGTTTGGTATGGCACAAACAAAGAAAGAAATGTTTCAGGACAGGGAAATAGCCCTGGCTGAATTCGCCCGGGCCCTGGCCCACCCGGCACGCATCGCCATTCTGAAAACCCTGGCCTTGCGCAATACCTGCATCTGCGGTGAAATCGTTGATGTTCTCCCCCTGGCCCAGTCCACGGTGTCCCAGCATCTTGGGGAGCTGAAAAAGGCCGGGCTCATCCATGGTGAAATCGAGGGACCGCGTTCCTGCTACTGTATCAACCATGACCGCCTCGGTGAGCTTGCCGAAATGTTCTCTAATCTTCTCGATGAACTGGGAGCGTCTGGAAAATCATCGTGCTGCGGAGATAAAAAATGAAAGATATTAAAATTACGGGCCACACACAGGGGATAAAAATATCACCGATAACTTCACCGGAATGTGGATGTTCTCCGGTGATTCCCGGCCCGGCAGGTGACGGAGCATCAACGTCAGAATCCCTCCCCGGTCAGGATTTCGTAACCGGCACATATGCATTCAATGGCCGCACCTTCCCGCAGGTTAATGCCGCGTGGAAACGGGCCGATCACCTGGGACAGATACGCTCGCGCCTGGGGGCTTTCCGCATGAGCTATACAGTTTTGCCGGGCCTTTATGCCAAAGGAACGCCCGACGGCAATTCACCGGTGCTTGTTTCCTGCAATTATAAACTAAGTTTTGATATCATACGTCGCGAGCTTGCAGACATTGATGCCTGGATACTGGTCCTGGACACGAAAGGCATCAACGTGTGGTGCGCCGCCGGCAAGGGAACCTTTGGCACCGCCGAGGTAATACACCGGATACAATCCACGGGCCTGATCGGTCTCGTGGATCATAAAAAAATAATACTTCCCCAACTGGGCGCTCCCGGTGTAAACGCCGCCGAGGTGCAGCGGCGCACGGGAATGCGGGTATATTTCGGCCCCGTGCGTGCCGGGGACATTCCGGCTTACCTCGAAAACAACATGCAGGCCGATGCCGGAATGAGGCGAATCACTTTCCCCATGAAAGACCGGTTTATTCTGACACCTATGGAAATCGTCCCGGCCGCCAGGCCCTTGTTGATTTTCATCATTGCGATCCTGTTTTTTTCCGGCCTGCAGCCCCGGGGCATACTTTTCCACGACATGCTGACCCGTGGCATGCCCCTTGTTTTCCTTGGAGTGGCATCAGTACTGGCCGGAGCCTTCGTGACACCCGTATTGCTTCCATTTATCCCCTTCCGTTCTTTCGCTCTGAAGGGATGGCTCATGGGACTGGCCGTAACCGCGGCACTTGCATACACGGCACAGATGCACGGGGGAAGCATGCCTCTTCTCCTGGCCATGCTTATCTTCTTTCCTGCCGCGGCCTCATACCTGGCCCTGCAGTTCACCGGCGCCACGACCTACACGGGAATTTCCGGTGTAAAAAAGGAGCTGCACTACGCTCTTCCCGTTTACAAGGGTGCGGCGATCCTTTCCGCCATGCTCCTGCTGGGAGATAAAATAATGCAATGGGGGATATTGTGAAATACCTGAAGAACGTCACCACGTTGAAATAC
This genomic interval carries:
- a CDS encoding pyridoxamine 5'-phosphate oxidase codes for the protein MMMEINDRNWDLAKKIYIRSVRSTMYCSVATIGIDGEPHISPIGSLYLTEPGKGYYFEEFLPVMRKNLEKDSRICVMAVNAGMFFWLSSLRKGRFASMPGIRLYGRVDAKRREATDEELRRWFSVIKKLKHFRGYDLLWGNMKYVRDVEFYSMEQLNVGEMTAGFSL
- a CDS encoding acetyl-CoA synthase subunit gamma encodes the protein MKDIKITGHTQGIKISPITSPECGCSPVIPGPAGDGASTSESLPGQDFVTGTYAFNGRTFPQVNAAWKRADHLGQIRSRLGAFRMSYTVLPGLYAKGTPDGNSPVLVSCNYKLSFDIIRRELADIDAWILVLDTKGINVWCAAGKGTFGTAEVIHRIQSTGLIGLVDHKKIILPQLGAPGVNAAEVQRRTGMRVYFGPVRAGDIPAYLENNMQADAGMRRITFPMKDRFILTPMEIVPAARPLLIFIIAILFFSGLQPRGILFHDMLTRGMPLVFLGVASVLAGAFVTPVLLPFIPFRSFALKGWLMGLAVTAALAYTAQMHGGSMPLLLAMLIFFPAAASYLALQFTGATTYTGISGVKKELHYALPVYKGAAILSAMLLLGDKIMQWGIL
- a CDS encoding ArsR family transcriptional regulator, whose amino-acid sequence is MAQTKKEMFQDREIALAEFARALAHPARIAILKTLALRNTCICGEIVDVLPLAQSTVSQHLGELKKAGLIHGEIEGPRSCYCINHDRLGELAEMFSNLLDELGASGKSSCCGDKK
- a CDS encoding ADP-ribose pyrophosphatase, which gives rise to MKKILFCPQCGSSLTTVTIEGKERPACPSAQCGYIHWDNPVPIVAALIEHEGSILLARNASWPEKIFSVITGFLESGEEPGEAVLRELKEELGLTGIVAGLIGLYNYAAMNQLIIAYHVKAEGEINLNGEIAETKHIPVEKLRPWNYGTGLAVRDWLEGRK